The following proteins are co-located in the Pseudoalteromonas sp. N1230-9 genome:
- the recB gene encoding exodeoxyribonuclease V subunit beta → MQTLNPMSMALCGQSLIEASAGTGKTYTITGLYLRYLLGLQKATGEDEPLNTPLSVEQILVVTFTEAATQEIKDRVRARIINARDALLGKKPDDELIEQVINEVTDKHAAFDLLDAAAKSMDEAAIFTIHGFCQRMLKQHAFESGVAFNLEFILDERELIQETLNDFWRAFVYPQSKERTQAITDIFPVPASLYSQVVSLLNKQGATITPEYDLDVIWQARDNFVAKVPAFKKACRESEFINAVKASDLSGSKTPGRKNSLAALEEYLNNDELFFVFGTSKYSFEVWSTENLSDPANYKKNGSLLSHEMLAQFDEMATLSSLINNGLKIAIVQYAAKWVANALVKRKQEQGVITPDDLLSNLHHALLSEQGHALSEKIAALFPVAMIDEFQDTDPVQYGIFSRIYGIKNTTLAMIGDPKQAIYGFRGADIFTYIGAKKAVSDDKQYTLDTNYRSSEGVVDSVNRLFAKNDNSFIYNDAIPFQKVNAKGKSQEKAFLINGEMPSAFEFSVFVDEYAEANNKPTSKGVAQQALALQYTKKITELLKQAGAGAATIAGKPLTAADICVLVRDRNEAQLMKTALAEAAIASVYLSRDSVFNQELSHHLLNFLTALHGQYDESLLRGVLAGPLFCLSYNRIYELHENESAWQEHLNFFAQLAHIWHKQGAMAMLERLLSHNQLAARWQGLGYNVERWLTDFRHLGEILQQKQIELEGTHRLLRWFAQKVSQQDGEAVQVRLESDANLVKIVTMHASKGLEYPIVFMPFACGYRESKEALYHKDGKLIYDLAKSDDAMQKAEQERLAEDLRLLYVALTRAVHFCSVGMYNIGQGRSARPGIQSTSIGHVLFAGLEIKSGDEWRALLQTFCEGSAHMHYEAFSEADELEKLTFAGADSEQAYQVNTVKADIQRDWRSTSFSSLTLKKHTDHIELGRSDEDHEKDEFLAQNANALTPYSFPKGAKPGSCLHEIFEQLDFTDPYALKRPATEQDDHALDKVIKTLFEKYHIDESWQEMTEQWILAALNCPLNDKGLSLSVLEPDTCLVEMEFNLPLLSLSSDKLNQVLVKHFNLPGQLDFSEVQGLLKGFIDLIFCWQGKYYILDYKSNFLGNSAADYQHEQLEQAMTSHQYHLQYLIYTVALHRLLKQRIQDYDSDTHLGGVYYTFLRGMSEGQGVYFNQLTKQQITELDSLFAQGAML, encoded by the coding sequence ATGCAAACACTTAATCCAATGAGTATGGCGCTGTGTGGGCAAAGCCTTATTGAAGCCAGTGCCGGTACAGGTAAAACCTACACCATCACAGGTTTGTATTTACGGTATTTGTTGGGCTTACAAAAAGCGACCGGTGAAGATGAACCATTAAATACACCGCTGAGTGTTGAGCAAATACTGGTGGTGACTTTCACTGAGGCTGCAACTCAAGAAATTAAAGACCGTGTACGGGCGCGTATAATCAATGCCAGAGATGCACTGCTTGGTAAAAAGCCTGATGATGAGCTGATTGAGCAAGTGATTAACGAGGTGACTGACAAACACGCCGCATTTGATTTGCTAGACGCTGCAGCAAAGTCGATGGATGAAGCCGCTATATTCACCATTCATGGCTTTTGTCAGCGAATGCTGAAACAACATGCTTTTGAATCCGGCGTGGCGTTTAACTTAGAGTTTATTTTAGATGAGCGAGAGCTTATTCAAGAAACCCTTAATGACTTTTGGCGTGCCTTTGTTTATCCACAATCAAAAGAGCGCACGCAAGCAATTACCGATATTTTCCCAGTGCCGGCGTCACTGTATTCACAGGTGGTGAGTTTACTTAATAAACAAGGGGCAACAATTACCCCAGAGTACGACCTTGATGTAATATGGCAAGCGCGCGATAACTTTGTGGCAAAAGTACCGGCATTTAAAAAAGCGTGCCGTGAGAGTGAGTTTATTAATGCTGTAAAAGCATCTGATTTAAGTGGTTCAAAAACCCCAGGTCGAAAAAACAGCCTTGCAGCGCTTGAGGAATACTTAAACAATGACGAATTGTTTTTTGTATTTGGTACCAGTAAATACTCGTTTGAAGTGTGGAGCACAGAGAATTTAAGCGACCCTGCAAATTATAAGAAAAACGGTAGCTTACTCAGTCACGAAATGCTGGCTCAGTTTGATGAAATGGCCACACTCAGTAGCCTTATCAACAATGGATTGAAAATTGCGATAGTGCAATACGCAGCTAAATGGGTGGCAAATGCATTAGTTAAACGTAAGCAAGAACAAGGCGTTATTACTCCAGATGATTTACTGAGTAACTTGCATCATGCACTTTTAAGTGAGCAAGGCCACGCATTAAGTGAAAAAATTGCCGCTTTGTTTCCAGTTGCCATGATTGACGAATTCCAAGATACCGACCCAGTTCAATATGGCATTTTTAGCCGCATTTATGGCATTAAAAACACCACGCTTGCCATGATAGGTGACCCAAAACAGGCTATTTATGGTTTCCGTGGTGCAGATATTTTTACTTATATTGGCGCAAAAAAAGCCGTTTCAGATGACAAACAATACACCCTAGATACCAACTACCGCTCAAGTGAAGGGGTTGTTGATAGCGTAAACCGTTTATTTGCTAAAAATGACAATAGCTTTATTTACAACGATGCAATCCCATTTCAAAAGGTTAATGCTAAGGGAAAATCACAAGAAAAAGCGTTTTTAATAAACGGTGAAATGCCCAGTGCGTTTGAATTTTCGGTTTTTGTTGATGAATACGCCGAAGCCAATAACAAGCCAACCAGCAAAGGGGTGGCTCAACAGGCATTGGCTTTGCAGTATACAAAAAAAATTACTGAACTACTCAAGCAAGCCGGTGCAGGCGCTGCAACTATCGCAGGAAAACCACTTACTGCCGCCGATATCTGTGTGTTAGTGCGCGACAGAAACGAAGCACAGTTGATGAAAACAGCACTGGCAGAAGCCGCCATTGCCAGTGTGTATTTATCGCGAGATAGTGTTTTTAACCAAGAGCTTAGTCATCATTTACTGAACTTTTTAACGGCCTTGCATGGACAGTATGATGAATCATTACTGCGAGGTGTGCTTGCTGGGCCATTGTTTTGCTTAAGCTACAACCGCATTTATGAGCTTCACGAAAATGAAAGTGCATGGCAAGAGCATTTAAACTTTTTTGCTCAGCTTGCTCACATTTGGCATAAACAAGGCGCTATGGCGATGCTCGAGCGTTTATTAAGCCATAATCAGCTCGCAGCACGTTGGCAAGGCTTAGGTTACAACGTTGAGCGCTGGCTCACCGATTTCCGTCATTTAGGGGAGATCTTACAGCAAAAGCAAATTGAGCTTGAGGGAACCCATCGATTGCTGCGTTGGTTTGCGCAAAAAGTTAGTCAACAAGATGGTGAAGCGGTGCAAGTTCGCCTAGAAAGCGATGCTAATTTGGTGAAAATTGTCACCATGCACGCCTCAAAAGGCTTAGAGTACCCGATTGTATTCATGCCGTTTGCCTGCGGTTATCGCGAAAGCAAAGAAGCCCTTTACCATAAAGACGGTAAGCTGATTTATGACCTTGCTAAAAGTGACGACGCAATGCAAAAAGCAGAGCAAGAGCGCTTGGCTGAAGATTTACGTTTACTTTATGTGGCGCTGACTCGTGCTGTGCATTTTTGTTCTGTGGGGATGTATAACATTGGGCAAGGTCGCAGTGCTCGCCCTGGAATTCAAAGTACCAGCATTGGGCACGTATTATTTGCAGGGTTAGAGATTAAATCGGGCGATGAATGGCGCGCATTGTTACAAACATTTTGTGAAGGCTCTGCGCACATGCACTATGAGGCGTTTAGCGAAGCGGATGAGCTTGAAAAGTTAACATTTGCTGGTGCTGACAGTGAGCAAGCCTATCAAGTTAATACTGTTAAAGCAGACATTCAGCGTGATTGGCGCTCAACCAGCTTTAGTAGCTTAACGCTGAAAAAGCATACTGATCATATTGAGCTTGGTCGCAGTGATGAAGACCACGAAAAAGATGAGTTTTTAGCCCAAAATGCCAATGCTTTAACACCTTACAGCTTCCCTAAAGGCGCAAAGCCGGGTAGTTGTTTGCATGAAATATTTGAGCAATTAGACTTTACTGACCCTTATGCGTTAAAGCGTCCAGCCACTGAGCAAGACGACCACGCACTTGATAAAGTGATCAAAACGTTATTCGAAAAATACCATATTGACGAAAGCTGGCAGGAAATGACCGAGCAGTGGATCCTTGCTGCACTGAATTGCCCATTAAACGATAAAGGGCTTAGTTTATCAGTACTTGAGCCTGATACCTGTTTGGTCGAAATGGAATTTAACTTACCGTTGTTATCACTCTCAAGCGATAAGCTTAACCAGGTTTTAGTTAAACATTTTAACTTACCCGGGCAGCTTGATTTTAGTGAGGTGCAAGGCTTACTAAAAGGCTTTATAGATTTAATATTTTGCTGGCAGGGTAAGTATTATATTCTTGATTATAAATCGAACTTTTTAGGCAATAGTGCGGCTGACTACCAACATGAGCAACTAGAGCAAGCCATGACCAGTCACCAGTATCATTTGCAGTATTTGATATATACCGTGGCATTGCACCGCTTATTAAAACAACGTATTCAAGATTACGATAGCGATACGCATTTAGGCGGTGTTTACTACACCTTCTTACGTGGTATGAGCGAAGGGCAAGGGGTGTATTTCAATCAGCTAACAAAACAGCAAATAACTGAGCTTGATAGCTTATTCGCACAAGGAGCCATGCTATGA
- the recC gene encoding exodeoxyribonuclease V subunit gamma has product MLNIIQSNRMEALQARFHALLKVNPLTSPFKKEIVLVQSPGMSQWLKIGLSEHLGIAAQVDFPLPSSFIWQLYQQLLPDVPSESPYNKANLAWKLFAILPNCIDEPLYLPLKTYLDGDSEGQKTFALCEKIADVYDQYLMYRPNWIATWEQGIDELDDVDVGIAPWQPDLWRKLVAHSKELGQSQYHRANMQDKLLAALEKMDASQLPERISLFGISAIASSQLEVFQAIAKKTQVFLFFFNPSEHYWGDILDEKTAAKIAAKYAKRPQLQAFEDNAKNPDHEYFFIGNPLLSSWGKLGRDYFEQLLQLDAQWLDGFDNEFDQSLLSQIQSEIYQLAFKGESLTPDKEWFINDEGKLPIQTDDTSIVLSDCHTPLREVERLHDYLLNLFNENKALTPKDIIVMMPDVGTYSPYIEAVFGGAGGRRFIPYALADLAIEQEKPVLSSFASLADLPYSRFGVSDILDLLQVTQIAEKFNLEAHEYEQIGFWLERVGVKWGLDAAHKDSFGLPAIDLNTWQHGLNRLLLGVAQRDEQLPFAGIYSADEVEGMALNTLNKLIEFIDVLARYKAKLQVDAPLNEKAEILKELLSAVYSDEGEQSWDLLVLQKVLDTLIKHYDNGDYQQAVSQRIVSYLVKQGIQEKGVGQRFLVGQVNFCTLMPMRAVPFKVVCMLGLNDADYPRTVQPIGFDLVPYSKRQKGDRSRKLDDRYLFLEAILSARENLYISYIGRSCFDNQPRMPSTLVSELLEYIARSFEFADKETHLKLPEALINYQHLQPFNPAYYLTTNKEGNKSQTDDEQKANKQLATQLHSYNPVWMPAQAVNPEPQQALSVQPESSVELTQFIRSICQPHESFYQQSLGLRLPQFNDIAKDEEPFSLDALRRYFYLDEILEASIQELPLNKAQIMQRGELPQAHVGDLVFESMQHRVDALAGQVKAHIQGDEALPVEVNIKIANTTLEGWLNHIYGQKQVFYRTASIKAKDVIRGFVHHLAAQIMGQPVETLILGLDKQISFSPLSEDDARKYLNDWFSLYETLLTRPVAFFPVSGYEYIKTDKDMVKANNKFAPQYIGIGEGENPYIRLTIKSLKDCEEEFIKWSELLLSPIVELAQEADHANT; this is encoded by the coding sequence GTGCTGAATATAATTCAATCAAATCGCATGGAAGCACTGCAAGCGCGGTTTCACGCTCTTCTTAAAGTTAATCCGTTAACAAGTCCCTTTAAAAAAGAAATTGTGCTCGTGCAGTCACCGGGTATGTCGCAGTGGCTAAAAATAGGTTTAAGTGAACACTTAGGGATTGCCGCTCAGGTCGATTTTCCGCTGCCTTCGAGTTTTATTTGGCAGCTTTACCAACAATTATTGCCTGATGTACCCAGTGAATCTCCGTATAACAAAGCTAACCTTGCTTGGAAGCTGTTTGCGATTTTACCAAACTGCATTGATGAGCCGCTGTATTTACCACTCAAAACCTATTTAGATGGTGACAGTGAAGGGCAAAAAACCTTTGCCTTGTGCGAGAAAATTGCCGACGTTTATGACCAATACTTAATGTATCGCCCTAATTGGATTGCCACTTGGGAGCAGGGCATCGATGAACTTGATGATGTTGATGTAGGCATTGCGCCATGGCAACCGGATCTTTGGCGCAAGCTGGTGGCGCACAGTAAAGAACTTGGGCAAAGCCAATATCACCGAGCTAACATGCAAGACAAACTGCTTGCAGCCCTTGAAAAAATGGACGCAAGCCAATTACCTGAGCGTATTAGCTTATTTGGTATTTCTGCAATTGCGAGCAGCCAGCTTGAAGTGTTTCAAGCCATTGCAAAAAAAACGCAGGTGTTTTTGTTTTTCTTCAACCCCAGTGAGCATTACTGGGGCGACATACTCGATGAAAAAACAGCAGCCAAGATTGCTGCTAAATATGCCAAACGCCCGCAGTTACAAGCATTTGAAGACAATGCTAAAAACCCTGATCACGAGTACTTTTTTATTGGTAACCCGTTACTCTCGTCGTGGGGCAAATTAGGCCGAGACTATTTTGAGCAGCTACTGCAACTAGATGCACAGTGGCTTGACGGATTCGATAATGAGTTTGATCAAAGCTTGCTATCGCAAATTCAGTCTGAAATTTACCAATTAGCATTTAAGGGTGAATCACTAACGCCTGATAAAGAATGGTTTATTAATGACGAAGGCAAATTGCCGATTCAGACTGATGACACCAGTATTGTGCTGAGCGATTGTCACACGCCACTTCGTGAAGTCGAACGACTACACGATTACTTGCTTAATTTATTCAATGAAAATAAAGCACTAACACCGAAAGATATTATTGTAATGATGCCGGATGTTGGCACATATAGCCCGTATATTGAGGCAGTGTTTGGTGGTGCAGGGGGGCGACGCTTTATCCCTTATGCGTTAGCCGATTTAGCCATAGAGCAAGAAAAACCTGTGCTTAGCTCGTTTGCCAGTTTAGCTGATTTACCATACTCACGCTTTGGTGTATCTGACATTCTTGATTTACTGCAAGTCACGCAAATTGCCGAAAAATTTAATCTCGAAGCTCATGAGTATGAGCAAATAGGTTTTTGGCTTGAACGCGTTGGCGTTAAATGGGGCTTAGATGCCGCTCACAAAGACAGTTTTGGCTTACCCGCAATAGATTTAAATACCTGGCAACATGGCTTAAACCGTTTGTTATTAGGTGTAGCGCAACGGGATGAACAATTGCCGTTTGCGGGGATTTACAGTGCCGATGAAGTTGAAGGTATGGCACTGAATACCTTAAATAAACTCATTGAATTTATTGATGTACTGGCCCGATATAAAGCCAAGCTGCAAGTTGATGCACCGCTTAACGAAAAAGCAGAAATTCTAAAAGAGTTATTAAGCGCTGTGTACAGTGATGAAGGTGAACAAAGCTGGGATTTATTAGTACTGCAAAAAGTGCTCGATACACTGATTAAGCATTATGATAATGGCGATTACCAACAAGCCGTTTCGCAGCGTATTGTGAGTTACCTTGTAAAACAAGGTATTCAAGAAAAAGGCGTAGGGCAGCGCTTTTTAGTGGGGCAAGTTAACTTTTGTACGTTGATGCCAATGCGTGCGGTGCCATTTAAAGTGGTGTGCATGCTAGGTTTAAATGATGCAGATTACCCACGTACCGTTCAGCCAATTGGTTTTGACTTAGTCCCTTACTCAAAACGCCAAAAAGGTGACCGCTCTCGCAAACTTGATGACCGTTACCTGTTTTTAGAAGCGATTTTAAGTGCCCGTGAGAATCTATACATCAGTTATATTGGCCGTTCTTGCTTTGATAACCAACCAAGAATGCCCTCAACTTTAGTGAGCGAGCTTTTGGAATACATAGCCCGTAGTTTTGAGTTTGCTGATAAAGAAACTCACTTAAAGCTACCAGAGGCGCTAATTAATTATCAGCATTTACAGCCATTTAACCCAGCTTATTATCTGACCACTAACAAAGAAGGTAATAAAAGCCAAACTGATGACGAGCAAAAAGCAAACAAACAGTTAGCCACACAATTACACAGCTATAACCCCGTGTGGATGCCAGCTCAAGCTGTTAATCCTGAGCCACAGCAAGCGCTTAGTGTACAGCCAGAAAGCAGTGTTGAGTTAACTCAGTTTATTCGCAGTATTTGCCAACCGCACGAGAGCTTTTATCAACAAAGTTTGGGTTTACGCCTACCGCAATTTAACGATATCGCTAAAGATGAAGAGCCATTTAGTTTAGATGCATTACGCCGCTACTTTTACCTTGACGAAATTCTCGAAGCTAGCATTCAAGAGCTACCGCTTAACAAAGCGCAAATTATGCAGCGCGGTGAGTTACCACAAGCCCATGTTGGCGACCTTGTGTTTGAAAGTATGCAGCACCGAGTTGATGCGCTTGCAGGGCAAGTGAAAGCGCATATTCAAGGTGATGAAGCATTACCCGTTGAGGTAAATATTAAAATAGCCAATACCACACTAGAAGGTTGGTTAAATCATATTTATGGTCAAAAACAGGTGTTTTATCGCACCGCCAGTATTAAAGCAAAAGATGTAATTCGTGGCTTTGTGCATCATTTAGCGGCGCAAATAATGGGGCAACCTGTTGAAACCCTCATTCTTGGTTTAGACAAGCAAATTAGTTTTTCACCCTTGTCGGAAGACGATGCCCGCAAGTATTTAAACGATTGGTTCTCGCTTTATGAAACGCTTTTAACTCGTCCAGTGGCGTTTTTTCCGGTCAGTGGTTACGAGTACATAAAAACAGATAAAGACATGGTTAAAGCAAACAATAAATTCGCGCCGCAATATATAGGCATAGGTGAAGGTGAGAACCCATACATTCGCTTAACCATAAAGAGCCTTAAAGACTGTGAAGAAGAGTTTATAAAATGGAGCGAGCTGCTGTTATCGCCAATTGTTGAATTAGCACAGGAGGCCGATCATGCAAACACTTAA
- a CDS encoding alkene reductase — MTTDLLSPFKLNDSIELQNRVLMAPLTRCMSDDNLVPTQAMVDYYARRADAGLIISEATIIRPDAQGYPNTPGLFTSEQIQGWKKVTDAVHAKGGKMFAQLWHVGRVAHPHFFGGDVLAPSAIGVEGTVPRMRELTYVTPKAATIEDIQGLITDYAKAAENAIEAGFDGVEIHGANGYLIDQFLHFAANQREDQYGQTPENMSRFALEVVDAVIAAIGADKTALRLSPGAYFNMDEDNRDKAVFDYLLAALESRHLAYLHGGIFDDSMRFASLEDKTTSEYLRSAYKGTLVGVGSYTFESAKESIENDQFDLIAIGRPFIANPDYISKVKNGEALTPYSDEMLAELI, encoded by the coding sequence ATGACAACCGATTTACTTTCTCCATTTAAACTAAATGACAGCATTGAGCTGCAAAACCGCGTACTAATGGCACCACTTACACGTTGTATGAGTGACGATAACCTAGTACCTACCCAAGCGATGGTTGATTATTATGCCCGCCGTGCCGATGCGGGCTTAATTATTAGCGAAGCAACCATTATTCGCCCAGATGCGCAAGGTTACCCAAATACACCAGGTCTGTTTACCAGTGAACAGATTCAGGGCTGGAAAAAAGTCACCGATGCGGTGCACGCGAAAGGCGGCAAGATGTTTGCTCAGCTTTGGCATGTAGGCCGTGTTGCCCATCCACACTTTTTTGGTGGGGATGTACTGGCACCATCAGCAATCGGTGTTGAAGGGACTGTTCCTCGTATGCGTGAACTTACTTATGTTACGCCAAAGGCTGCAACCATTGAAGATATCCAAGGTTTAATTACTGATTACGCAAAAGCGGCCGAAAACGCTATTGAAGCAGGTTTTGATGGGGTGGAAATTCATGGTGCTAATGGTTACTTGATTGATCAATTTTTACATTTTGCTGCCAACCAACGTGAAGACCAGTACGGTCAAACACCAGAAAATATGTCACGTTTTGCTCTTGAAGTCGTCGATGCTGTCATTGCTGCAATTGGTGCAGATAAAACAGCGTTACGCTTATCACCTGGTGCATACTTTAATATGGATGAAGACAACCGTGATAAAGCCGTGTTCGATTATTTATTAGCGGCTCTTGAAAGTCGCCATCTAGCTTATCTTCATGGCGGTATTTTTGACGACAGCATGCGTTTTGCAAGCTTAGAAGACAAAACGACGTCTGAATACTTACGTAGTGCGTATAAAGGCACCTTAGTGGGAGTGGGTAGTTACACGTTTGAATCAGCAAAAGAGTCAATTGAGAATGATCAATTTGATTTAATTGCGATTGGCCGCCCATTCATTGCGAACCCAGATTACATTAGTAAAGTTAAAAATGGTGAAGCGTTAACACCATACAGCGACGAAATGCTGGCAGAACTAATTTAA